The following is a genomic window from Lagenorhynchus albirostris chromosome 2, mLagAlb1.1, whole genome shotgun sequence.
ATTGTAGCTACcatatgaataaataatatatacacatataatgtatatatgtatatgaatgtatatgtataatccATTTGTAATGTATctgttatataacatatatttatatacacatatattacgtgtgtgtgtgtatatatacaggtatatatataaaaatgtgtacCACATATTTTTGGAAGGGAAAGGGATTGAATCACTGGGCTGCCTCCAGGGAGGGGAACTTGGTGGCTGTGGAGAAGAGTGGGAGGAAAATTTTTCATTGTATACCCTTTGGTGTCTTTGGACTTTTGAATCATGTAAATGAAttacttattaaaaacaaattatataataataatgatgataataaaagatGTGCTAACAAGCCAAGATGAAATCTACATGGTGGAAGGGCAAGGGCAGGCTGGGATACTGGAAGACAAAGCCAGTGAACAGGAATTGGGCAGGAACGGGTGGGAGGGGGGCTGTGCTGCATGGTGACGGACCCAGCCAAGGAGGAGAAGGCAGGCACCAGCTGCACCACCCCAAAATGCCTTCTATTGTTCATATTTGCAGTCACCAACCCATCAAACTCTAGATGGTAGGAATCCACCATAAGTGCCTACtatttcatcattttacaaaGTGCGTTCAGGCCTGAGGTCTCAGTCTATGGACATGGCTGGTTAGCACTCCCATTAGCAGATGGTGAACCTGAGGCTCTGCCAGATAGTGGAACCTCCTGAAGTCGTCCAGGCAGGACAGGATCAGAGCCTTGGGGGAGGGTGGCCTAGTGGCTAAGGGCATGAGCACTGAAATTAattccagctgtgtgatcttgggtaagtcacgtaacctctctgagccttgttttaCTCCTCTGTAAAAGGACTGGTTCATGCTATTTTGCTGTATTAAATGTGCTAATGAATGTCAAGCACTTAGcagagtacctggcacacagcaggtactTGTCAACATAGCTCTGGTTATTACAGCCAAGGGTAGACCTAGGTTTATGGAGGCCTGATGTAGATATAATTTGGGGGtcctctttaaaaatacaatactatAAATTCAAACTTGGATACAGGCCTTGGAAGGGGTCATACAGGTGAGAGGCCCTGAGGATTTTGCTCCATGAGCCTCCTATTAAATACACTCCTGTTTATAACCTGACCCCAGGGCTCCCTCTAAGGGTACACTGTGGATTCTTCTTCATCTGTACCCAAGGGACCCAGCACAGGGGTCTTGTGTTTGTGGTCAGTTTAAAAACGCCctacacgggcttccctggtggcacagtggttaagaatctgcttgccagtgcaggggacacaggttcgagccctggtccgggaagatcccacatgctgcagagcaactaagcccacgagtcacaactactgagcccatgagtcacaactactgagcccacgtgccacaactactgagcctgtgcgccgagagcccatgctctgcaacaagaggaagctaccgccatgagaagcccacaactgcaacgaagagtagcccccgctcgccgcaactagaaaaagcctgcatgcagcaacgaagacccaatgcagccaaaaataaataaaaataaattaattaagaaaaatgcaacccacccaaacaaacaaaaaagcccacCCTACGTGTCCCAAAGCCCACCAATTGAGCATACAGCTGCCTGAATGACTCTGTTATACGttcccagtattttttttttaaaataaatttatttatttatttttggctgtgttgggtcttcgtttctgtgcgagggctttctctggttgcggagagcgggggccactcttcatcgtggtgcgcgggcctctcactgtcatggcctctcttgttgcggagcacaggctccagacacgcaggctcagtagttgtggctcacgggcttagtcactctgcggcatgtgggatcttcccggaccagggctcgaacccatgtcccctgcattggcaggcagacgctcaaccactgcaccaccagggaaaccccccagTATCTTTTATGATTGACCTTCACCCTAATCTAGAGCTTTCTCTCATTCTTGGAGCTTTTCATCCATTCTTAGTTAAGTTTTGTAACACCTCACAGGGAAACCACTGCAGGTGCTTCAACCCACTTCAAGGTGAGCAagtagaggctcagagaggtaaagcatATGGTTTGGGCCACACAGCAAGAAGTGTTAGAGTCAGAATTTAAACCCAGGACTTGGGACTCCATCCCCCAGCTGCTCAGGCTAAGAGCCTGGAGTTAGTTATCCCTGATTTCTCTCACTCCCACACCCTCCACATCCCCTCCAGTAGCAAATTCTGTTGGCTCCATTATCAAAATATGTCCGGAATCCAACCACTCCTCACTCATCCAATCCACCAGCATTTAGACATGGATTTTTGCAAGTCTCCTTACAGGCTTCCCAGTGTCTGCCATTGCCCCCCAAAGTCTGTTTTCACATAGCAGCCAGAGCAACCCTGATATATGTCAGATCACATCGCTCCTCTGCTCAAAGCCCTACAGTGGCCCCATCCCAATCAGAGAAAAGGCCAAGTCCTTGCGGTAGCCTATAGCACCCTACAGGATCTGGTGCCTGCACCCCAATATCTCTCACCTCCAAAGTCTCCTCTTTTCTCAGTCCTTGCCAGCCACACTGGCTCTTTCCTGCTGATCCTCAAACATGCCCACagattcctgcctcagggcctttgcacctgctcttttcctctgcttaaGACATTCTTTCCTCACAGGGCTATGTGgctctctccctcacctcctcgaGTTCTCACCTGCTCAAGGGTCACCTACTCTGTGAGGCCTTCCTCTGACCACTCTGTAAAAAATAACAATCCCTCCTTTCATACATGGAATTATTTCCCTCCACAGcatgcatatttattttcttcttgtctgtctcctctgctaGAATGCAGACTCCACAcgggcagggactttgttttgttcactactgaATTCCAGTACCCAGAACAGTCTTTGGCACGAAAGAGATGCTTGAACACTATTGTTGAGTGAATGGGTGGGAAGAATCCTAATCCTGTGATCCTGTCAATACTAGTCACATCCAATAAACAGAAAATTCCAAGTGACCGGAGCAGCCACTTCCACAAAACCTATCTGGGCAGTGACCTCAAGAATTTTATGGAATCAAATATCTATGGTTGATGATAACAATTATTTTTTGAGCAATTACTATGACCAGGAACCATGCTAAGCATTTGATTTCGCCAAATCCTCACACCAGCCATATGACATAGCAATTATTTccctcatgttacagatgaggggactctggctcagagaggttaaatggctTGCCCAATGAAACACAGGCAGGATTAGAATCTATgccagagcttttttttttttaaaggtgattttGTTATCTCTCAACTcatggaaggtgggggagggggtacaGCCAGGGGCCCATCATCCCACCATCAGCTGACCCAGCAGGTCTGACCACTGCTCCTCCCTAGGGCTGCCCCGAAGGCTCCGTTCCACTTCGCTGCTGTGGAGGGGCAGCACCCAGGAGGCCCTGAACCTGCTCAAGGATGATGTGCTGGTGGCAGACCCAGGAACCAGGTAAGGAGTGAGCCCTGATGCCCTACCAATGTTAGGAACCTCACAAGGTGACATACCCCTCCTGGGAGAGAACCTATGTCACCTCATCCTAGGTGGTCAGAGCCAGGAAAGACCTCGCAGATCACTGATGACATCCCCTGTTCCACAGCTGGGGGGACTGAGGACCATAGAGGGATGGCAGAGCAAGGCAGCAGGGAGCTGGGCCCAGATCCAGTCCTGTTTGAATCTCATGTTTTTCCCATTAATCaactcaacatttattgaacacttactctgTGCTTGGAATATGTTAAACTGAGATATAGCAGCAAACGAATCCAACCAGGTCCCTCCTCGTGGAGTTTGCATTCTTCTGAGTGAACAGTGAACATTCTTATCagtgaacagataaacaagatAAATACAGACTTTGCCAAGTGCTGGAAATAAATGGGATGCTGATGAGATAGGGAGTGGATAGCTGGTGTAGCCAGCCACTGAACAGAGAAGCCATCAGAAACTCTGATGGCTTTGCAGACAGTCTGAGCAGGTGGGAAGGGTTTATTTAGGGCCTGGAGATGTCCATCCGAGGCTGCATCCTAGCTTCCACCCCTCCTCTTCCAGATGCCATTACAGCACGCTGGCCTTCTCGCTTCTGGCCCATGTCCTGGCAGCCCACACCGCCCAGGGTGACTACCAGCACTGGATCTTGGAGAACGTGCTGGAACCGCTGGGGATGGAAGACACAGGCTTCGATCTGACACCTCCTGTGCGCGCCCGCTTGGCAGCTGGCTTTTATGGCAGCGGGCGGCCGGCGCCGCTGTACGATCTCGGCTGGTACCGCCCGTCGGGCCAGATGTACTCCACCACCAATGACCTGGCCAAGCTGGCTATGGTGCTCCTGGGCAGCAGGCCCCAGCGGCTTCTGCGGCCAGACGCGGCTAAGACACTACTGGTGCCGCTGCTGGCCTGCCCGGGCGCCTACTTCGCCAACGAGACTGGCACACCGTGGGAGTTCCATGCGCAGCAGGGCTACCGCGTGGTGCGCAAGGACGGTGACCTGGACGGCTACGCCGCCACCTTCTCCCTGGTGCCGCCGCTGCGCCTGAGCCTCGTGCTGCTCCTGGCTGGGCCGAGGCCGCCAGGGCCTGACCTGGTGGCTCAGGTCTACGATGTGCTTCTGCCGGCTATGGAGAGCGCCCTTCGTGAGGCCGCGCTCAGCCCGGCTCCGCCGCCCAGCGCACGACCCTTCACTGGCTACTTCACTTTTGCCAATTTGACTTTCTACGAAGTGCGCGCCGGGCCGACGGGCGAGCTGCGCCTGCGCCAGTTCGGGCCCCGCGTGGAGGCGCTGGTGCCCCCGGCGTTCCGCACGTTGGCGCTGCGCCACCTGCGCGGCCGCGTCTTCCAGCTGTATGTGGCCCGCGAGTTTCCGTGCGCACTGCCGCTGGGTGACTCCTGGCTGTCCCTCGAGGCCCAGCACGGGCAGCTCGTCAACTTCTATCCCTTGGACCACCACGGGCTTTCCCCCGGCTTCGACGTGCCGGGCCTCAACACGTACCGGGTGATGCGGCTGTCTCACAAACCAGTATTCAAGACCCAGTGACCCCTGTTCTGAGCCTCCCCTTCTCTCGCCTGGCAGCTTTCCATCCTAGTTCTGCAAGGTAAGGCTGCAGGGATGTCTATTAAAGAACTAAGGAGTTGGCAAAGTGGGATAGGGccgtgctactcaaagtgtggtctgtgaaCTACAGCCGGTGGCGAACTGTTTGTTATCCATGGGAGAGGAAGAGTTTACAGAAATTTAGTGAGCATTTAGAAACTTTAATAGCGAATTGACAGAGTACTTTTATGTCTGTCGAATCTAAGAAGATGGTCTAgcattgtgtcttttaaaaatcaaccttatatgtatggaaacacaaaagaccccaaatagccaaagcaatcttgagaaagaaaaatggagctggaggaatcaggctccctgacttcagactatactacaaagctacagtaattaagacagtatggtactggcacaaaaacagaaatatagatcaatggaacaggatagaaagcccagagataaacccatgcacatatggtcaccttatttttgataaaggaggcaagaatatacaatggagaaaagacagcctcttcaatgagtggtgctgggaaaactggacagctacatgtaaaagaatgaaattagaacaaccccttacaccatacacaaaaataaactcaagatggattaaagacctaaatataaggccagacactataaaacacttagaggaaaacctaggcagaacactctatgacataaatcacagcaagatcctttttgacccacctcctagagaaatggaaataaaaacaaaaataaacaaatgggacctaatgaaacttaaaagcttttgcacagcaaaggaaaccataaacaagatgaaaagacaaccctcagaataggagaaaatatttgcaaatgaagcaactgacaaaggattaatctccaaaatttacaagcagctcatgcagctcaacatcaaaaaaacccaaacaatccaatgcaaaaatgagcagaagacctaaatagacatttctccaaagaagatatacagattgccaacaaacacatgaaaggatgctcaacatcatcaatcattagagaaatgccaatcaaaactacaatgaggtatcacctcacaccagtcagaatggccatcatcaaaaaatctgcaaacaagtgctggagagggtgtggagaaaagggaaccctcttgcaccgctggtgggaatgtaaattgacacagccactatggagaacagtatggaggttcctaaaaaaactacaaatagaactaccatacgacccagcaatcctactgctgggcatataccctgagaaaaccataattcaaaaagagttgggcttccctggtggcacagtggttgagagtctgcctgctgatgtgggggacatgggttcg
Proteins encoded in this region:
- the LACTBL1 gene encoding putative beta-lactamase-like 1, translated to MTGCFLWQYYLPKLKTGSLGPEVTSAPVRMCPQHPEPVPLAHPLPVLKEALKKVDRILRQALSAPGLAAMSAVVIHNDTVLWTGNFGRKNGSDPASGPPNEYTMYRISSISKIFPVLMLYRLWEEGIVASLDDPLERYASTFTINNPLGMASAPEQKSLMDSLQEVGPAPRPSPVTLRRMASQLSGLPRRLRSTSLLWRGSTQEALNLLKDDVLVADPGTRCHYSTLAFSLLAHVLAAHTAQGDYQHWILENVLEPLGMEDTGFDLTPPVRARLAAGFYGSGRPAPLYDLGWYRPSGQMYSTTNDLAKLAMVLLGSRPQRLLRPDAAKTLLVPLLACPGAYFANETGTPWEFHAQQGYRVVRKDGDLDGYAATFSLVPPLRLSLVLLLAGPRPPGPDLVAQVYDVLLPAMESALREAALSPAPPPSARPFTGYFTFANLTFYEVRAGPTGELRLRQFGPRVEALVPPAFRTLALRHLRGRVFQLYVAREFPCALPLGDSWLSLEAQHGQLVNFYPLDHHGLSPGFDVPGLNTYRVMRLSHKPVFKTQ